In one window of Halomarina pelagica DNA:
- the ligA gene encoding NAD-dependent DNA ligase LigA produces the protein MSTDAREAPDNPYVEDPPTEFDPVEDLTEDAARRQAEQLREAIRYHDRRYYVEADPVVPDRTYDALFSRLEELEATFDLQTPDSPTRQVGGESLDEFDTVEHVAPMLSIDSSGEAEDVYDFDRRVHELLGLSQTDGDSSGQASLDAYADGSVEYVCEPKFDGVSIEVIYEDGRYVRAATRGDGRRGDDVTANVRTIRSIPLRLSGDYPEFLAVRGEVYIPRDAFQAYNRERVERGDEPFANPRNAAAGTLRQLDPAVTAERPLDCFFFDVLDVSYGFETHRERQATLPEWGLKVNERATLVDDVEGAIDYRDRLVEDRDDLDYEVDGAVLKVNDLEQCDRLGATSRAPRWAYAYKLPARTEETTVRDIVVQVGRTGRLTPVALLDPVDVSGVTVSRASLHNPDQIAALGVAVGDRVRIQRAGDVIPYVEEVVEDGGDGHFEFPERCPVCDSAVEFDGPLAFCTGGLACPAQLKRAIEHYVSRGGLDVEGLGEQKLDQLIETGLVESIPDLYDLRVADLARLDGWGEKSARNLLDELEAKKEPRLSDFLAALGVREVGPTTATSLARAFGSLDAVMDADEDELQEVDDVGPTVAREVREFFESERNREVIEALRERGVEPRSVDLETSDALDGLTFVFTGSLDGYTRGEAQELVERHGANATSSVSGNTDYLVAGDNPGASKLDDAEEEDVPVLDRTGFEELLAERGVDADDASA, from the coding sequence ATGAGCACGGACGCCCGCGAGGCCCCCGACAACCCCTACGTCGAGGACCCACCGACCGAGTTCGACCCGGTCGAGGACCTCACGGAGGACGCGGCGCGGCGGCAGGCCGAGCAGCTGCGCGAGGCCATCCGCTATCACGACCGGCGCTACTACGTCGAGGCCGATCCAGTCGTCCCCGACCGAACGTACGACGCGCTCTTCTCCCGTCTCGAGGAACTCGAAGCGACCTTCGACCTCCAGACGCCGGACAGCCCGACCCGGCAGGTCGGCGGCGAATCGCTCGACGAGTTCGACACCGTCGAGCACGTCGCCCCGATGCTGTCGATCGATTCGAGCGGCGAGGCCGAGGACGTCTACGACTTCGACCGTCGCGTCCACGAGCTGCTCGGCCTCTCACAGACCGACGGCGACTCGTCGGGACAGGCGTCGCTCGACGCCTACGCGGACGGCTCGGTGGAGTACGTCTGCGAGCCGAAGTTCGACGGCGTCTCGATCGAGGTGATCTACGAGGACGGCCGGTACGTCCGCGCCGCGACGCGCGGGGACGGCAGGCGCGGCGACGACGTGACCGCGAACGTCCGCACGATCCGCTCGATCCCGCTCCGCCTCTCGGGGGACTACCCCGAGTTCCTCGCCGTCCGCGGGGAGGTCTACATCCCCCGCGACGCGTTCCAGGCGTACAACCGCGAGCGCGTCGAGCGCGGCGACGAACCCTTCGCCAACCCGCGCAACGCCGCCGCGGGGACGCTCCGGCAGCTCGACCCCGCCGTGACCGCGGAGCGGCCGCTCGACTGCTTCTTCTTCGACGTCCTCGACGTCTCCTACGGGTTCGAGACCCACCGCGAGCGGCAGGCGACGCTCCCCGAGTGGGGACTGAAGGTCAACGAGCGCGCCACCCTGGTCGACGACGTCGAGGGCGCGATCGACTACCGCGACCGACTCGTCGAGGACCGCGACGACCTCGACTACGAGGTCGACGGCGCGGTGCTCAAGGTGAACGACCTCGAGCAGTGCGACCGACTGGGGGCGACCTCGCGCGCGCCGCGGTGGGCCTACGCGTACAAGCTCCCCGCGCGGACCGAAGAGACGACGGTGCGCGACATCGTCGTGCAGGTCGGACGGACCGGGCGGCTCACGCCGGTGGCGCTGCTCGACCCGGTGGACGTGTCGGGCGTGACCGTCTCGCGGGCGAGCCTCCACAACCCCGATCAGATCGCCGCGTTGGGCGTCGCCGTCGGCGACCGGGTGCGGATCCAGCGCGCGGGGGACGTCATCCCCTACGTGGAGGAGGTAGTCGAGGACGGCGGCGACGGGCACTTCGAGTTCCCCGAGCGCTGTCCGGTCTGCGACAGCGCGGTCGAGTTCGACGGCCCGCTCGCGTTCTGCACCGGCGGGCTCGCCTGCCCGGCGCAGTTGAAGCGCGCCATCGAGCACTACGTGAGCCGGGGAGGTCTCGACGTCGAGGGGCTGGGCGAGCAGAAACTCGATCAGCTCATCGAGACGGGGCTCGTCGAGTCCATCCCCGACCTCTACGACCTCCGGGTGGCGGACCTCGCGCGACTCGACGGCTGGGGGGAGAAGAGCGCGCGGAACCTCCTCGACGAACTGGAGGCGAAGAAGGAGCCGCGGCTCTCCGACTTCCTCGCGGCGCTCGGCGTCCGCGAGGTCGGCCCGACGACGGCGACCTCGCTGGCGCGGGCGTTCGGGTCGCTCGACGCCGTGATGGACGCCGACGAGGACGAACTGCAGGAGGTGGACGACGTGGGGCCGACCGTCGCCCGGGAGGTCCGCGAGTTCTTCGAGAGCGAGCGGAACCGCGAGGTCATCGAGGCGCTGCGCGAGCGCGGCGTCGAGCCGCGGTCGGTGGACCTCGAGACGAGCGACGCGCTCGACGGGCTCACGTTCGTCTTCACCGGATCGCTCGACGGCTACACGCGCGGCGAGGCGCAGGAACTCGTCGAGCGCCACGGCGCGAACGCCACGAGCAGCGTCTCGGGGAACACCGACTACCTGGTGGCGGGCGACAACCCGGGGGCGAGTAAGCTCGACGACGCCGAGGAGGAGGACGTGCCGGTGCTCGACCGGACCGGGTTCGAGGAACTCCTGGCCGAGCGCGGGGTCGACGCGGACGACGCGAGCGCCTGA
- a CDS encoding ABC transporter permease subunit: MSWTAVARKDFRDSARSKWLWGLSVLFVLFAAGVAYFYSNIATVGSGAEVLGLLGFLLLPTGLLVPIIGLMISYKAIVGERDSGSIKLLLSLPHTRSEMILGKFVGRTLSVFVAIAVGFAVAAAVVVLEYGSLEPGAYSLFVLLTMFFALVYIGIGISFSSFMSSTSKALAGAVGLFVVLEFLWDVVPVVLLYVINGFTLTPANPPSQTVQDFVTFVSTLSPSAAYSNAARALIPGLETGAADVPFYLQEWFGLVVLVLWLVVPLALGFAQFNRADL, encoded by the coding sequence GTGAGCTGGACCGCCGTCGCGCGGAAGGACTTCCGCGACTCGGCGCGGTCGAAGTGGCTCTGGGGACTGTCGGTCCTGTTCGTGCTGTTCGCGGCCGGCGTCGCGTACTTCTACAGCAACATCGCCACGGTCGGGAGCGGCGCGGAGGTCCTCGGCCTGCTCGGGTTCCTGCTGCTCCCGACCGGCCTGCTCGTCCCCATCATCGGGCTGATGATCAGCTACAAGGCGATCGTCGGCGAGCGCGACTCGGGGAGCATCAAACTCCTCCTCTCGCTCCCCCACACTCGAAGCGAGATGATCCTCGGGAAGTTCGTCGGGCGTACCCTCTCGGTGTTCGTCGCCATCGCCGTCGGCTTCGCCGTCGCGGCGGCCGTCGTCGTACTCGAGTACGGTAGCCTCGAACCCGGCGCGTACAGCCTGTTCGTGCTGCTGACGATGTTCTTCGCGCTCGTCTACATCGGCATCGGCATCAGCTTCTCGTCGTTCATGTCCTCCACGTCGAAGGCGCTCGCGGGCGCGGTCGGCCTGTTCGTCGTCCTCGAGTTCCTCTGGGACGTCGTTCCCGTCGTGCTCCTGTACGTCATCAACGGATTCACGCTGACGCCGGCGAACCCGCCGTCGCAGACCGTCCAGGACTTCGTCACGTTCGTGTCGACGCTCTCGCCGAGCGCCGCCTACTCGAACGCCGCGCGTGCGCTCATCCCCGGTCTCGAGACCGGCGCGGCGGACGTCCCGTTCTACCTCCAGGAGTGGTTCGGCCTGGTCGTCCTCGTCCTCTGGCTGGTCGTCCCCCTCGCGCTCGGCTTCGCCCAGTTCAACCGGGCCGACCTCTGA
- a CDS encoding ABC transporter ATP-binding protein, whose amino-acid sequence MPAIQLNGVTKRFGDGVVALRDLDLAVEDGEIYGFLGPNGAGKSTTINVLLDFIRPTQGSASVLGMDAQRDSQAVRARTGVLPDGYDVYNRLTGRQHVEFAIESKDTDDDPIALLERVGIADAADRKAGGYSKGMTQRLVLAMALVGEPDLLILDEPSTGLDPNGAREMREIIREENARGATVFFSSHILEQVEAVCDRVGILREGDLVAEDSIEGLRQSMGSGSTLTVRMADVSDAAVAAARDVPGVTSVAVDGDALVVSIQDGSKTAVLTAVEEAGGEVRDFSTEKASLEELFVSYTNDERSAPRRDSETEVEA is encoded by the coding sequence ATGCCCGCGATACAATTGAACGGCGTCACCAAGCGATTCGGTGACGGCGTCGTCGCCCTCCGCGACCTCGACCTGGCGGTCGAAGACGGCGAGATATACGGCTTTCTCGGTCCGAACGGGGCCGGGAAGTCGACGACGATCAACGTCCTACTCGACTTCATCCGCCCGACGCAGGGGTCCGCGTCCGTCCTCGGGATGGACGCACAGCGCGATTCGCAGGCGGTTCGCGCCCGGACCGGCGTCCTCCCCGACGGCTACGACGTGTACAACCGGCTCACCGGTCGTCAGCACGTCGAGTTCGCCATCGAATCGAAGGACACCGACGACGACCCGATCGCCCTCCTGGAGCGCGTCGGGATCGCCGACGCCGCCGACCGGAAGGCGGGCGGCTACTCGAAGGGGATGACCCAGCGCCTCGTCCTCGCGATGGCGCTCGTGGGCGAACCGGACCTGCTGATCCTCGACGAGCCCTCGACGGGACTGGACCCGAACGGCGCGCGCGAGATGCGCGAGATCATCCGCGAGGAGAACGCCCGGGGCGCGACGGTGTTCTTCTCGAGTCACATCTTAGAGCAGGTCGAGGCCGTCTGCGACCGCGTCGGCATCCTCCGCGAGGGCGACCTCGTCGCCGAGGACAGCATCGAGGGACTGCGCCAGTCGATGGGCAGCGGCTCGACGCTCACCGTCCGGATGGCCGACGTGTCGGACGCGGCGGTCGCGGCCGCGCGCGACGTGCCCGGCGTGACGAGCGTCGCCGTCGACGGCGACGCGCTCGTCGTCTCGATACAGGACGGCTCGAAGACGGCCGTCCTCACCGCCGTCGAGGAGGCGGGCGGCGAGGTGCGGGACTTCTCGACGGAGAAGGCCTCGCTCGAGGAACTGTTCGTGAGCTACACGAACGACGAGCGATCAGCGCCGCGGCGCGACTCGGAGACGGAGGTGGAGGCGTGA
- a CDS encoding excinuclease ABC subunit C, with product MDSAAVRERAGELPRSPGVYLFLDDREVVLYVGKAVELRARVRSYADPRSARIRRMVERARGIDFAVTDTETQALLLEANLIKRHQPRYNVRLKDDKSYPLVQLTAHEFPRIEVTRDPDDSATVYGPYTDKGRVDTVVKALRETYGVRGCSDHKFAGRDRPCLDYDIGLCTAPCTGEISREGYVADVESVKRFFEGEGGVLADPIRRAMEAASQDRQFERAAHLRDRLAAVEAFHGGGGEAVVARDRRTVDVLGVAIEGERATVARLRSEDGKLVDRERHTLSTPGDDGETGGVAGVLAAFVPQYYAERALPDELLLPERPEGEEVAAWLEREGVSLRVPGAGREATLVDLALKNARRGVGRRDEAGSLSDALAAAYPDLPARIERIEGFDVSHAQGRAVVGSNVAFVGGSPEKGDYRRKKLDDRNDDYANMRDLVRWRADRAVAGRDDRPDPDLLLIDGGEGQLAAAREALAEAGWDVPAVGLAKREERVITPEGSYDWPGDAPHLHLLQRVRDEAHRFAVQYHQTLRDEVRTVLDDVPGVGPRTRRRLLRRFGSVENVRAATVEDLTSVEGVGPKTAETLRRRL from the coding sequence ATGGATTCGGCGGCAGTGCGCGAACGCGCGGGCGAGTTGCCCCGCTCTCCCGGCGTCTACCTCTTTCTCGACGACCGCGAGGTCGTCCTCTACGTCGGGAAGGCGGTCGAGCTACGCGCCCGCGTGCGCTCCTACGCCGACCCGCGGAGCGCGCGCATCCGGCGGATGGTCGAGCGGGCGCGGGGGATCGACTTCGCCGTCACGGACACGGAGACGCAGGCGCTCCTGCTCGAGGCGAACCTCATCAAGCGCCACCAGCCGCGGTACAACGTCCGCCTGAAGGACGACAAGTCCTACCCGCTCGTGCAGCTCACGGCCCACGAGTTCCCCCGCATCGAGGTGACGCGCGACCCGGACGACTCCGCCACCGTCTACGGTCCATACACCGACAAGGGACGGGTGGACACCGTGGTGAAGGCGCTGCGCGAGACCTACGGCGTCCGGGGCTGTTCGGACCACAAGTTCGCCGGCCGGGACCGCCCCTGCCTGGACTACGACATCGGCCTCTGTACGGCCCCCTGTACCGGGGAGATCAGCCGCGAGGGGTACGTCGCGGACGTCGAGTCGGTGAAGCGCTTCTTCGAGGGGGAGGGGGGCGTGCTCGCCGACCCGATCCGCCGGGCGATGGAGGCGGCGAGCCAGGACCGGCAGTTCGAGCGGGCGGCCCACCTGCGCGACCGCCTCGCCGCGGTCGAGGCGTTTCACGGGGGCGGCGGCGAGGCCGTCGTCGCCCGCGACCGGCGGACGGTGGACGTGCTCGGGGTCGCCATCGAGGGCGAGCGGGCGACGGTCGCCCGCCTGCGCAGCGAGGACGGGAAGCTCGTCGACCGCGAGCGCCACACGCTCTCGACGCCCGGCGACGACGGCGAGACGGGAGGCGTCGCGGGCGTCCTCGCCGCGTTCGTCCCGCAGTACTACGCCGAGCGCGCGCTCCCCGACGAACTGCTCCTCCCGGAGCGACCCGAGGGCGAGGAGGTCGCCGCGTGGCTGGAGCGCGAGGGCGTCTCGCTGCGCGTCCCCGGCGCGGGGCGGGAGGCGACGCTGGTCGACCTCGCGCTGAAGAACGCCCGCCGCGGCGTGGGACGACGCGACGAGGCCGGTTCCCTCTCGGACGCGCTCGCGGCCGCCTACCCCGACCTCCCGGCCCGGATCGAGCGGATCGAGGGGTTCGACGTGAGCCACGCGCAGGGTCGCGCGGTCGTCGGCTCGAACGTCGCGTTCGTCGGCGGCTCGCCCGAGAAGGGCGACTACCGCCGGAAGAAGCTGGACGACCGCAACGACGACTACGCCAACATGCGCGATCTGGTGCGCTGGCGGGCGGACCGGGCGGTCGCGGGCCGCGACGACCGCCCCGACCCGGACCTCCTGCTGATCGACGGCGGGGAGGGCCAGCTCGCGGCCGCTCGCGAGGCGCTGGCGGAGGCCGGGTGGGACGTGCCCGCCGTCGGCCTCGCCAAGCGCGAGGAGCGGGTGATCACGCCGGAGGGATCGTACGACTGGCCGGGAGACGCCCCCCACCTCCACCTGCTACAGCGGGTGCGCGACGAAGCCCACCGGTTCGCGGTCCAGTACCACCAGACGCTGCGCGACGAGGTGCGGACCGTCCTCGACGACGTGCCCGGCGTCGGCCCGCGGACGCGGCGTCGGCTGCTCCGGCGGTTCGGCAGCGTGGAGAACGTGCGGGCCGCGACCGTCGAGGACCTGACGAGCGTCGAGGGAGTCGGCCCCAAGACCGCGGAGACGCTGCGGCGACGGCTCTAA
- a CDS encoding ring-cleaving dioxygenase, protein MTIRGLHHVTAFTESLDRNLAFYRDLLGLRLVKQTVAADDPYAHHLYYGNGTGAPGTIVTFSPWSDRDETDQRATGEVTAVGFVVPPQSHGYWVDRLGAHGVETARRERFGQPVLSFTDPDGLSVDLVAVDGGDEPWTGGSVPTTEAVRGLFGVTVAVEDPETTARFVEDSLGYALDGTDDGRLRYRSVGRVGAVLDVVRREASGPAPVGPGQVHHVAFRVGSAAEQAELGEAISALGTNVSPVVDRQYFRSLYFREPGGCAFELATDDPGFAVDEDPADLGRELMLPAWLEDRREDVEAHLSPFPVERGTADAD, encoded by the coding sequence ATGACGATCCGCGGACTCCACCACGTGACGGCCTTCACCGAGTCGCTCGACCGAAACCTCGCCTTCTACCGGGACCTGCTCGGCCTGCGCCTGGTGAAACAGACCGTCGCCGCAGACGACCCGTACGCGCACCACCTCTACTACGGTAACGGGACCGGCGCGCCCGGAACGATCGTGACGTTCTCGCCGTGGTCCGACCGCGACGAGACGGACCAGCGCGCGACGGGCGAGGTGACGGCGGTCGGGTTCGTCGTCCCGCCGCAGTCGCACGGGTACTGGGTCGACCGCCTCGGCGCGCACGGCGTCGAGACGGCGCGCCGAGAGCGATTCGGCCAGCCCGTGCTCTCGTTCACCGACCCCGACGGCCTGTCGGTGGACCTCGTGGCGGTCGACGGCGGCGACGAGCCGTGGACCGGCGGGAGCGTCCCGACGACCGAGGCCGTCCGCGGGCTCTTCGGCGTCACCGTCGCCGTGGAGGACCCCGAGACGACGGCGCGGTTCGTGGAAGACTCGCTGGGGTACGCGCTCGACGGAACGGACGATGGCCGCCTGCGTTACCGGAGCGTCGGCCGCGTGGGGGCCGTCCTCGACGTCGTAAGGCGCGAGGCGTCCGGACCCGCCCCGGTCGGCCCGGGGCAGGTCCACCACGTCGCCTTCCGCGTCGGGTCGGCCGCCGAGCAGGCCGAACTGGGCGAGGCCATCTCCGCGCTTGGGACGAACGTCTCGCCCGTCGTCGACCGACAGTACTTCCGGTCGCTCTACTTCCGCGAACCCGGCGGGTGCGCGTTCGAACTCGCGACGGACGACCCCGGCTTCGCCGTCGACGAGGACCCCGCAGACCTCGGTCGCGAACTGATGCTCCCCGCCTGGCTGGAGGACCGACGCGAGGACGTGGAGGCGCACCTCTCGCCGTTTCCCGTCGAGCGCGGGACGGCGGACGCGGACTGA
- a CDS encoding DsrE family protein gives MNVVLHCSSGSDDDQRHALANARNLLADDTVDLESVAFVANGDAVWLLVEGSAHADAVADLDGAVDFYACSNSLRTREISTDDLLAGVEPGSSGVGTVSKLQESGYRYIKVP, from the coding sequence ATGAACGTCGTCTTGCACTGTTCGAGCGGGTCGGACGACGACCAGCGCCACGCGCTGGCGAACGCGCGCAACCTCCTGGCCGACGACACCGTCGACCTGGAGTCGGTCGCCTTCGTCGCCAACGGCGACGCCGTGTGGCTGCTCGTCGAGGGGTCGGCGCACGCCGACGCCGTGGCCGACCTCGACGGGGCGGTCGACTTCTACGCCTGCAGCAACTCGCTGCGGACGCGGGAGATCTCGACCGACGACCTGCTCGCGGGCGTCGAGCCCGGAAGCTCGGGCGTCGGCACCGTCTCGAAGCTGCAGGAGTCGGGATACCGCTACATCAAGGTCCCCTGA
- a CDS encoding SPFH domain-containing protein: MSHRGVFYELGRATARLHAVEGPSPSGAGRPALGAAALVALGVAYVAGVVSFAVFAVGLLLLLAVATVVSAVELVQAYERRTLTVFGAYRGVLDPGLHVVPPFVSRTYRFDVRTQTLDVPTQEAITRDNSPVTADAVLYVRVVDPERAFLGVDDYRRATLYLAQTALRAVLGDMDLDDTLSRREAINARIHDQLDEPTDEWGVRVEAVEVREVTPSRGVVDAMEQQSAAERRRRAMILEAQGRRVSAVERAEGERRASVVRAQGEKRARILEAQGDAVSTVLRARAAESMGERAIVERGMETLASVGRSPSTTIVLPQELTSLLGRYGRHLSGSDAREAAPLLDGRAFDAETRELLGLDDFEGEFDADAVAIEIEDASEGMGDEEAVER, from the coding sequence ATGAGTCACCGCGGCGTGTTCTACGAACTCGGGCGGGCCACGGCGCGGTTGCACGCCGTCGAGGGGCCCAGCCCGAGCGGTGCCGGCCGCCCCGCGCTCGGGGCCGCGGCGCTCGTCGCGCTGGGGGTCGCGTACGTCGCGGGGGTCGTCAGCTTCGCCGTCTTCGCGGTCGGTCTCCTCCTGCTCCTCGCCGTCGCGACGGTCGTGAGCGCGGTCGAACTCGTCCAGGCGTACGAGAGGCGCACCCTCACGGTCTTCGGCGCGTACCGGGGGGTGCTCGATCCGGGGCTGCACGTCGTCCCGCCGTTCGTCTCGCGCACCTACCGGTTCGACGTGCGGACGCAGACGCTGGACGTGCCGACCCAGGAGGCCATCACGCGCGACAACTCGCCCGTCACGGCCGACGCCGTCCTCTACGTCCGCGTCGTCGATCCCGAGCGGGCGTTCCTCGGCGTCGACGACTACCGCCGGGCGACGCTCTACCTCGCCCAGACCGCCCTCCGGGCGGTGCTCGGCGACATGGACCTCGACGACACGCTCTCGCGCCGCGAGGCGATCAACGCGCGCATCCACGACCAGCTCGACGAGCCGACCGACGAGTGGGGCGTGCGCGTCGAGGCGGTCGAGGTGCGCGAGGTGACGCCCAGTCGGGGCGTCGTCGACGCGATGGAACAGCAGAGCGCCGCCGAGCGCCGCCGCCGCGCCATGATCCTCGAAGCGCAGGGGAGACGGGTCAGCGCGGTCGAGCGCGCCGAGGGCGAGCGGCGGGCGAGCGTCGTCCGCGCGCAGGGGGAGAAGCGGGCGCGGATCCTGGAGGCGCAGGGCGACGCCGTTTCGACCGTCCTCCGCGCCCGGGCGGCGGAGTCGATGGGCGAGCGCGCGATCGTCGAGCGGGGCATGGAGACGCTCGCGAGCGTCGGACGGTCGCCCTCCACCACGATCGTCCTCCCGCAGGAACTCACCTCGCTGCTCGGGCGCTACGGCAGGCACCTCTCCGGGAGCGACGCGCGCGAAGCCGCGCCCCTGCTCGATGGCCGGGCGTTCGACGCCGAGACGCGCGAACTGCTCGGGCTCGACGACTTCGAGGGGGAGTTCGACGCCGACGCGGTCGCCATCGAGATCGAGGACGCGTCCGAGGGAATGGGGGACGAGGAGGCCGTCGAGCGCTGA
- a CDS encoding acyl-CoA thioesterase: MVSADLEHEPVGSATLADSYTELSEILMPNDTNNLGRALGGSVLHWMDICGAIAARRFSRRQVVTASMDHVDFLAHIALGDIVTVSGYAFDTGETSVDVAVTVRAERPAADVRRDTATSFFTFVALDGEERPTAVPALDCPTDDQRALRDRALEERRGRGRGEGESG, translated from the coding sequence ATGGTGAGCGCCGACCTCGAGCACGAACCCGTCGGATCGGCGACGCTCGCGGACTCCTACACCGAACTGAGCGAGATCCTGATGCCGAACGACACGAACAACCTCGGCCGGGCGCTCGGCGGCTCCGTCCTCCACTGGATGGACATCTGCGGGGCGATCGCCGCGCGGCGGTTCTCCCGTCGCCAGGTCGTCACGGCGTCGATGGATCACGTCGACTTCCTCGCACACATCGCCCTCGGCGACATCGTCACCGTCTCGGGCTACGCGTTCGACACCGGCGAGACGAGCGTCGACGTCGCCGTCACGGTCCGCGCCGAACGTCCCGCCGCGGACGTTCGGCGGGACACCGCCACCTCGTTCTTCACGTTCGTCGCGCTCGACGGGGAGGAGCGACCGACCGCGGTGCCCGCGCTCGACTGCCCGACCGACGACCAGCGCGCGCTCAGGGATCGAGCACTCGAGGAACGGCGTGGTCGCGGGCGGGGGGAGGGAGAGTCCGGATAG
- a CDS encoding ribonucleotide-diphosphate reductase subunit beta: MPLLDTDSQHDPNKILPIEYDWAREYYRAGVDNNWIPEEIPMQGDVSQWTGDDLSDAERRLVEWNLGFFSTAESLTANNLVLAVYDHVTAPECRQYLLRQAYEEAIHTDTFIYCCDTLGFDPDYLYGMYDRVPSIAEKDEFVVDLTRAIDRDDFEIETTADVRSFLRDLVGFYVVMEGLFFYAGFAAMLALKRRGKMVGIGEQFEYIMRDESLHVNFGVDLIDGIRAEHPDAWTDEFGREVADLVAEAVDLEKVYARDACPPEILGIGPGQFSEYVEYVADRRLRQLDLPPQFGTENPFPWMSEAVDLNKEKNFFETKVTEYRSGGSLEW; the protein is encoded by the coding sequence ATGCCACTACTCGACACCGACAGCCAGCACGACCCGAACAAGATCCTCCCCATCGAATACGACTGGGCCCGCGAGTACTACCGCGCGGGCGTCGACAACAACTGGATCCCCGAGGAGATACCGATGCAGGGCGACGTCTCCCAGTGGACCGGCGACGACCTGAGCGACGCCGAGCGGCGACTCGTCGAGTGGAACCTCGGGTTCTTCTCGACCGCCGAGTCGCTGACGGCCAACAACCTCGTCCTCGCCGTCTACGACCACGTCACCGCCCCCGAGTGCCGACAGTACCTCCTCCGGCAGGCCTACGAGGAGGCGATCCACACGGACACGTTCATCTACTGCTGTGACACCCTCGGGTTCGACCCCGACTACCTCTATGGGATGTACGACCGCGTTCCCTCCATCGCGGAGAAGGACGAGTTCGTGGTCGACCTCACGCGCGCCATCGACCGCGACGACTTCGAGATCGAGACGACCGCCGACGTGCGGTCCTTCCTGCGCGACCTCGTCGGCTTCTACGTCGTCATGGAGGGACTGTTCTTCTACGCCGGTTTCGCCGCGATGCTCGCGCTGAAGCGCCGGGGGAAGATGGTGGGCATCGGCGAGCAGTTCGAGTACATCATGCGCGACGAGTCGCTGCACGTCAACTTCGGCGTGGACCTCATCGACGGTATCCGCGCCGAACACCCCGACGCGTGGACCGACGAGTTCGGTCGGGAGGTCGCGGACCTCGTCGCGGAGGCCGTCGATCTCGAGAAGGTCTACGCCCGGGACGCCTGTCCGCCCGAGATCCTCGGGATAGGACCGGGGCAGTTCTCCGAGTACGTCGAGTACGTCGCGGACCGCCGCCTGCGCCAGCTCGATCTCCCCCCGCAGTTCGGGACCGAAAACCCCTTCCCGTGGATGTCCGAGGCGGTGGACCTCAACAAGGAGAAGAACTTCTTCGAGACGAAAGTCACCGAGTATCGCAGCGGGGGCTCGCTCGAATGGTGA